A region of Granulicella aggregans DNA encodes the following proteins:
- a CDS encoding GIY-YIG nuclease family protein, translated as MWAVSGSFDCVQRKSAPDSAQDDGFVGGWRKAGRIRRMNGGYVYILGSSTGTLYVGVTSDLYVRILQHKNGTFEGFSKTYGCNRLLYVEPFELMLAAIAREKQLKGWRREKKLALIRTANPEFKDLAADWGWKMIGPYERMRP; from the coding sequence ATGTGGGCGGTATCGGGGTCCTTCGACTGCGTCCAGCGCAAGAGCGCGCCGGACTCCGCTCAGGATGACGGATTTGTGGGTGGGTGGAGAAAAGCTGGTAGGATTCGCCGCATGAATGGCGGGTATGTCTATATCCTCGGCAGTTCGACGGGAACGCTTTACGTTGGGGTCACGAGCGATCTTTATGTGCGCATTTTGCAACACAAGAACGGAACGTTCGAAGGTTTTTCCAAGACCTATGGCTGCAACCGACTGTTGTATGTGGAACCGTTCGAATTGATGCTGGCGGCGATTGCTCGTGAGAAGCAACTAAAAGGGTGGCGGCGGGAGAAGAAACTCGCTCTGATCCGCACGGCTAATCCTGAGTTCAAGGATCTTGCGGCGGATTGGGGATGGAAGATGATTGGGCCTTATGAGCGGATGAGGCCATAG
- a CDS encoding 3-hydroxyacyl-CoA dehydrogenase NAD-binding domain-containing protein, protein MTEEIRKVAVIGAGQAGRRFALRCAQAGFDVILEDVMPANLRHAEAEFSDLSGNLATGSMTFALTVEDAVRDADIAIDFVPDELESKLEIFSLIDRMAPPKTILCTPSEALSITDLASCTYRPDGCLALRGDLAAGDRIRLLHPESTSAKVLSAASVFFATLNLPATLVPDPDAPMLMKNIKPA, encoded by the coding sequence GTGACAGAAGAGATTCGCAAGGTAGCGGTGATCGGTGCAGGACAGGCCGGTCGCCGTTTTGCCTTAAGGTGCGCCCAGGCCGGATTCGACGTGATCCTCGAAGACGTCATGCCCGCCAACCTCCGCCATGCCGAAGCCGAATTCTCCGACCTCTCCGGCAACCTCGCGACAGGCTCCATGACCTTCGCCCTTACCGTCGAAGACGCCGTTCGCGACGCCGACATCGCCATCGACTTTGTCCCGGACGAACTCGAATCCAAGCTAGAGATCTTCAGTCTCATCGATCGCATGGCTCCGCCCAAAACGATCCTCTGCACCCCGAGCGAAGCCCTCAGCATCACCGACCTCGCGTCCTGCACCTACCGCCCCGACGGCTGCCTCGCTCTCCGCGGTGACCTCGCTGCCGGTGACCGCATCCGCCTCCTCCATCCCGAATCCACCTCCGCCAAAGTCCTCTCAGCTGCGAGCGTCTTCTTCGCCACCCTAAATCTCCCCGCCACGCTCGTCCCCGACCCCGACGCCCCCATGCTGATGAAGAACATCAAGCCCGCCTGA
- the malQ gene encoding 4-alpha-glucanotransferase encodes MAQSDRLSGVLLHVTSLPSYGGVGDFGPAAYAFVDFLEAGKQRLWQVLPLSPTGYGSSPYSALSAFAGNPILVSLEKLAEAGWISWDRIQGLPGHEGPADFGAAMDIKLPLIEEAAGNFLDRATDDEKAKFHKFCQDNSYWLTDWAQFAVLRRRFGYASWHEWPKEFALREHDTMTSVLTDHGRELAVEQVVQFFFAEQWKALRDYCCDRDIRIMGDVAIFVSYDSADVWTHPEIFELDENGAPIRVSGVPPDYFSANGQRWGNPLYKWGELKQRGFDWWVSRIRRSLALYDTIRLDHFRGFEAYWSIAADEETAINGQWVKAPGHELFQRLKEVFGDLPFVAEDLGVITPEVDELREHFGMPGMRILQFGFGDRGGHLYLPHRYVPNTVAYTGTHDNNTTQGWWRDDLNDTDKQKVQTYLQTIHHDGEINWAMIKAAARSVANLCIFPLQDILHIGSEGRMNTPSAPAGNWTWRYHPNALHPDFSTQLAALMEMTDRDNYQEPIEGDEAGKPTEEASRRAELGSVA; translated from the coding sequence ATGGCGCAGTCGGATCGTCTGTCAGGTGTCTTGCTTCACGTAACCTCGCTCCCTTCCTACGGTGGTGTAGGCGATTTCGGTCCCGCTGCTTACGCCTTCGTCGACTTCCTCGAAGCAGGGAAGCAGCGCCTCTGGCAGGTCCTGCCGCTCAGCCCCACCGGCTACGGCAGCTCGCCCTACTCCGCGCTCTCCGCCTTTGCGGGCAACCCGATCCTCGTCAGCCTCGAAAAGCTGGCCGAAGCCGGATGGATCTCCTGGGACCGCATCCAAGGTCTTCCCGGCCACGAGGGCCCCGCCGACTTCGGAGCGGCCATGGACATCAAGCTCCCTCTCATCGAGGAGGCCGCAGGGAACTTCCTCGACCGCGCCACCGATGACGAGAAGGCGAAGTTTCATAAGTTCTGCCAGGACAACAGCTACTGGCTCACCGACTGGGCCCAGTTTGCAGTCCTCCGTCGCCGCTTCGGCTACGCAAGCTGGCACGAGTGGCCCAAGGAGTTCGCCCTCCGCGAGCACGACACCATGACCTCCGTCCTCACCGACCACGGCCGCGAACTCGCCGTCGAGCAGGTCGTCCAGTTCTTCTTCGCCGAGCAATGGAAGGCCCTCCGCGACTACTGCTGCGACCGCGACATACGCATCATGGGCGACGTCGCCATCTTCGTCAGCTACGATAGCGCCGATGTCTGGACCCACCCCGAGATCTTCGAGCTCGACGAGAACGGCGCTCCCATCCGCGTCTCCGGCGTGCCTCCGGACTACTTCTCCGCCAACGGCCAGCGCTGGGGCAACCCCCTCTACAAATGGGGCGAGCTCAAACAGCGTGGCTTCGACTGGTGGGTCTCCCGCATCCGCCGCTCGCTCGCCCTCTACGACACCATCCGCCTCGACCACTTCCGCGGCTTCGAGGCCTACTGGTCCATCGCCGCCGACGAAGAGACCGCCATCAACGGCCAGTGGGTCAAGGCCCCCGGCCACGAGCTCTTCCAGCGCCTCAAGGAGGTCTTCGGCGACCTCCCGTTCGTAGCCGAAGATCTAGGCGTTATCACCCCCGAGGTCGACGAGCTCCGCGAGCACTTCGGCATGCCGGGCATGCGCATCCTCCAGTTTGGCTTCGGCGACCGCGGCGGCCATCTCTACCTGCCCCACCGCTACGTTCCCAACACCGTTGCCTACACCGGAACCCACGACAATAACACCACCCAGGGCTGGTGGCGCGACGACCTCAACGACACCGACAAGCAGAAGGTCCAGACCTACCTACAGACCATCCATCACGACGGCGAGATCAACTGGGCGATGATCAAAGCCGCCGCCCGTTCGGTCGCGAACCTGTGCATCTTCCCACTCCAGGACATCCTCCACATTGGCAGCGAGGGCCGCATGAACACGCCCTCCGCGCCAGCAGGGAACTGGACCTGGCGCTACCACCCCAACGCCCTGCATCCTGACTTCTCAACTCAGCTAGCCGCTCTGATGGAGATGACCGACCGCGACAACTACCAGGAGCCCATTGAGGGCGACGAAGCCGGCAAGCCCACCGAAGAGGCTTCAAGACGCGCCGAACTAGGCTCCGTCGCTTAG
- a CDS encoding peptidylprolyl isomerase → MIRILQQDNKATKIIFAVIIGAACLSMVAYLIPGIGDNSASAGNAGVFATVRDPGFFGKFSGDSTDIKTSEVNQIAQQQLQQQRLPEGFLQFLLPRAGQMLVQRAILQHEADRMHLQVSDADLARELQTGSFARYIFPNGQYIGDDKYINFVQTYFQLSRAEFESQVKGDMELNRLQALVTGGVSVSDNAVREAYKTQGTKVKFDYAVVSADDIRKTINPSDAELQDFFKKSASRYATAVPEQRKIEYFSFDASNLPGGKPQVTDAEIASYYNQHQDQYQVKEQVKTRHILIQVPSGADAKTDAAAKAKAADILKQIKAGGNFADLASKNSDDPGSKTQGGELPMIPTAGLDPAYAKAAMALKPGETSDLVRSQFGYHIIQTEAKDSAHAKPLAEVKEQIVPLLEQQKAGAAEQSYAAQLAAEAKSKGLEKTAAAHNLKTTTTDFIGKDGVIGGVADPAQLLTQSFSAAKGAAPASVSTGDGFAIFQVVDVKPAHAPDFAEYKSHILDDYREQQVPQLLNAKLTKLADRAKVLNDLKKAAAEMNVPVKTSELVGKDGQVPDVGSMSGQASVAFTLAKGAISAPINNGTTGIVLSVTDKQEPTAEDIAKNFDATREQLLSTQREEIFRVYIGTLTDTYTKKGAIKYSQKQPAPGSSPFGG, encoded by the coding sequence ATGATTCGCATTCTGCAACAGGACAATAAAGCAACCAAGATCATCTTTGCCGTCATTATCGGTGCCGCGTGCCTCTCCATGGTGGCCTACCTCATCCCCGGCATCGGCGACAACTCGGCCTCCGCCGGCAACGCAGGCGTCTTCGCCACTGTTCGCGACCCCGGCTTCTTCGGCAAGTTCAGCGGCGACTCCACCGACATCAAGACCTCCGAAGTGAACCAGATCGCGCAGCAGCAGCTCCAGCAGCAGCGTCTGCCGGAGGGCTTCCTGCAGTTCCTGCTTCCCCGCGCGGGCCAGATGCTCGTCCAGCGCGCCATCCTGCAGCACGAAGCCGACCGCATGCACCTCCAGGTCAGCGATGCCGACCTCGCCCGCGAGCTCCAGACCGGCTCCTTCGCCCGCTATATCTTCCCCAACGGCCAGTACATCGGCGACGATAAGTACATCAACTTCGTCCAGACCTACTTCCAGCTCAGCCGCGCCGAGTTCGAAAGCCAGGTCAAGGGTGACATGGAGCTCAACCGCCTCCAGGCGCTCGTTACCGGTGGGGTTTCAGTCTCGGATAACGCCGTCCGCGAGGCCTACAAGACTCAGGGCACCAAGGTGAAGTTCGACTACGCCGTCGTCTCCGCCGATGACATTCGCAAAACCATCAACCCCAGCGACGCCGAGCTGCAGGACTTCTTCAAGAAGAGCGCCTCGCGTTACGCGACCGCGGTTCCCGAGCAGCGCAAGATCGAGTACTTCAGCTTCGACGCCTCCAACCTCCCTGGCGGCAAGCCGCAGGTCACCGACGCCGAAATCGCCTCCTACTATAACCAGCATCAGGACCAGTACCAGGTCAAGGAGCAGGTCAAGACCCGCCACATCCTCATCCAGGTTCCTTCGGGTGCTGACGCTAAGACCGATGCCGCCGCGAAAGCTAAGGCCGCTGACATTCTGAAGCAGATCAAGGCTGGTGGAAACTTCGCCGACCTCGCCAGCAAGAACTCCGACGATCCCGGCAGCAAGACCCAAGGCGGCGAGCTTCCCATGATCCCCACCGCTGGTCTCGACCCCGCGTACGCCAAGGCTGCCATGGCCCTCAAGCCCGGCGAGACCTCTGACCTCGTTCGCTCGCAGTTTGGTTACCACATCATCCAGACCGAAGCGAAGGACTCCGCCCACGCGAAGCCCCTTGCCGAAGTGAAGGAACAGATCGTCCCGCTTCTTGAGCAGCAGAAGGCTGGCGCCGCCGAGCAGAGCTACGCAGCCCAACTCGCCGCAGAGGCCAAGAGCAAGGGTCTCGAAAAGACCGCCGCGGCTCACAACCTCAAGACCACCACCACCGACTTCATCGGCAAGGATGGCGTCATCGGCGGAGTCGCCGACCCAGCCCAGCTTCTTACCCAGTCCTTCTCCGCAGCCAAGGGCGCAGCTCCGGCTAGTGTCTCCACCGGCGATGGCTTCGCCATCTTCCAGGTGGTCGACGTCAAGCCCGCGCATGCTCCTGACTTCGCCGAGTACAAGTCGCACATCCTCGATGACTACCGCGAGCAGCAGGTCCCGCAGCTTCTGAACGCGAAGCTGACCAAGCTCGCCGATCGCGCCAAGGTCCTCAACGATCTCAAGAAGGCCGCAGCGGAGATGAACGTCCCCGTCAAGACCAGCGAACTCGTCGGCAAGGACGGCCAGGTTCCCGATGTCGGCTCCATGAGCGGACAGGCCTCGGTCGCCTTCACCCTTGCCAAGGGAGCGATCTCGGCACCGATCAACAACGGCACCACCGGAATCGTCCTCTCCGTCACCGACAAGCAGGAGCCCACAGCCGAAGACATCGCCAAGAACTTCGACGCAACGCGTGAGCAGCTTTTGAGCACGCAGCGCGAAGAGATCTTCCGCGTCTACATCGGCACCTTGACCGACACTTATACCAAGAAGGGCGCAATCAAGTACTCCCAGAAGCAGCCCGCTCCTGGCTCTTCGCCCTTCGGAGGCTAG
- a CDS encoding BON domain-containing protein, with amino-acid sequence MKSTIFSIAGAGAIAIAGAVFTGTTAVAQANTVSDAQVEANVLRALAGSPQLATQQIKTTTVYGTVTLSGSVSDESTRVLAEDLASRAQGVQKVVDELTLTSDRNVGSPSGQPQPYPQPASGQQDQGSNPTLQSDGTVAPPPDAAQNSQQPQGAPEPGYQSPPAPPDNGQYGNNAPQPQGQGAPPAYRQPYRGGQPSAYSQQQPPQYGAQEGGREVTIPSGALVRMRLSEGLIAKLIKPGTAFDGTVLNDVIADGEVAIPRGATVQGTIVQANASGAVGGKGQLALQLNSVSLSGRNYPIVSDTWTHYGRDKTGQTVGSAVGLGGFGALIGALAGGGAGAAIGAAAGVGAGIGASAASGRNDVVVPAEAIISFHLVQPAHVVTVSQQEMDRLGYGVQQANLQRRPVPPPAYGRPGYYPAPY; translated from the coding sequence ATGAAAAGCACGATCTTCTCGATCGCAGGTGCCGGAGCGATCGCTATTGCCGGTGCCGTTTTCACTGGAACGACGGCCGTTGCCCAGGCGAATACAGTGTCAGACGCTCAAGTCGAAGCGAATGTACTTCGAGCCCTCGCCGGATCGCCCCAACTTGCCACCCAGCAGATTAAGACGACTACCGTTTACGGCACCGTCACCCTGAGCGGAAGCGTCAGCGACGAGTCCACACGCGTCCTGGCCGAAGACCTTGCTTCAAGAGCGCAAGGGGTGCAAAAAGTCGTCGATGAGCTCACGCTGACGTCGGATCGCAACGTCGGCTCACCATCCGGGCAGCCGCAACCCTATCCTCAGCCGGCAAGTGGTCAGCAGGATCAAGGGTCCAACCCCACCCTTCAATCGGACGGAACCGTAGCTCCTCCTCCGGACGCCGCACAGAATAGCCAGCAGCCCCAGGGCGCTCCTGAACCGGGCTACCAGTCGCCGCCCGCGCCTCCGGATAACGGGCAGTACGGCAACAATGCGCCTCAACCCCAGGGCCAGGGCGCGCCTCCGGCGTACCGCCAGCCGTATCGCGGAGGTCAACCGTCCGCTTATTCTCAGCAGCAACCGCCGCAGTATGGAGCCCAGGAAGGCGGCCGTGAGGTCACCATACCCAGCGGAGCCCTCGTCCGTATGCGTCTCAGCGAAGGTCTCATCGCCAAGTTGATCAAGCCCGGCACCGCCTTCGACGGCACTGTCCTCAACGACGTCATCGCCGATGGCGAGGTCGCCATTCCCCGCGGTGCAACCGTCCAGGGAACCATCGTTCAGGCAAACGCCTCAGGAGCAGTCGGCGGCAAGGGTCAGCTCGCTCTCCAGCTCAACTCCGTCTCGCTCAGCGGGCGCAACTATCCCATCGTCTCTGATACCTGGACCCACTATGGTCGCGACAAGACCGGCCAGACCGTCGGCAGCGCCGTCGGCCTTGGTGGTTTCGGAGCTCTGATCGGCGCTCTCGCTGGCGGTGGTGCCGGCGCGGCCATCGGCGCGGCGGCAGGCGTAGGAGCCGGAATCGGCGCCTCGGCGGCCTCTGGCCGGAACGATGTCGTCGTCCCTGCGGAGGCGATCATCAGCTTCCACCTCGTGCAGCCCGCCCACGTCGTAACCGTCTCGCAGCAGGAGATGGATCGCCTTGGCTACGGCGTACAGCAGGCGAATCTGCAGCGCCGCCCGGTCCCCCCTCCCGCGTACGGACGTCCCGGCTACTATCCCGCTCCTTACTAA
- a CDS encoding tyrosine-type recombinase/integrase, with amino-acid sequence MISRARYQFGSLTRKKRAKGSDAWEFRYYETIENGTRQRRTATVGSVEKYGTKALAQRAVEALLLKLNSETPQQSMAVVTFGAICDRYLEEELPERYSTAKSYRSNIKNYLRPRWGDYLLEKIRPMAVEDWLKNLSMAPKSKAHIRSVMHLMFECATRWELFNERRNPIALVRVKGGSKRRQRPTSLTVEEFKLIVATLQEPWRTMVQIAQCLGLRVSEIAALQWDDFDFDKNQLLVQRSFVNGRVDDVKTEYSQDYVPLHPSLTEIVLKWSTHAVATEEGWVFANPRTNRPYYPTEIQKRHLRPSGCCVVECPTCGAAPGVWCNQDQKTGNGVRMLLHETRVKNSGKYGTIGWHTFRHTYRSWLDETGAPMKVQQELMRHASIQTTMNVYGQAMSSSKREANGKVVEMVLKPLKASA; translated from the coding sequence TTGATATCACGAGCGCGTTACCAGTTCGGAAGTCTTACACGCAAGAAGCGGGCGAAGGGATCAGACGCCTGGGAGTTTCGGTACTACGAAACGATCGAGAACGGCACACGACAGCGGAGGACTGCTACCGTGGGCTCGGTCGAGAAGTACGGTACCAAGGCTCTCGCACAAAGGGCGGTTGAAGCTCTTCTCCTAAAACTCAACTCTGAAACTCCACAGCAGTCCATGGCCGTGGTCACGTTCGGCGCGATATGCGACCGCTACCTTGAGGAAGAACTGCCAGAACGGTATTCGACGGCGAAGTCTTACCGCTCGAATATCAAGAACTACCTCAGGCCTAGATGGGGCGACTATCTGCTCGAAAAGATCCGGCCTATGGCGGTCGAGGATTGGTTGAAGAACCTTTCTATGGCTCCGAAGTCGAAGGCCCACATCCGTAGCGTGATGCACTTGATGTTCGAGTGCGCCACGCGGTGGGAACTCTTCAACGAGCGCCGAAACCCGATTGCGTTGGTTCGCGTGAAAGGTGGCAGCAAGCGCCGGCAACGCCCAACTTCGCTCACTGTGGAGGAGTTCAAACTCATCGTCGCGACACTGCAAGAACCGTGGCGCACGATGGTACAGATTGCCCAATGTCTCGGTCTTCGCGTGAGCGAGATCGCGGCGCTTCAATGGGACGATTTCGATTTCGACAAAAACCAGCTTCTCGTTCAGCGCAGCTTTGTGAACGGCAGGGTGGATGACGTCAAGACCGAATACTCCCAGGACTATGTTCCTCTGCATCCGTCCTTGACCGAGATCGTTCTGAAGTGGAGCACGCACGCTGTGGCCACGGAAGAAGGCTGGGTCTTTGCTAACCCGAGAACGAACCGGCCCTACTATCCCACAGAGATCCAGAAGCGGCATCTTCGCCCCTCGGGTTGCTGTGTGGTGGAATGTCCGACCTGCGGGGCAGCACCTGGTGTCTGGTGTAACCAGGATCAGAAAACCGGAAACGGCGTTCGTATGCTTTTGCACGAGACGCGCGTGAAGAACTCCGGCAAGTACGGGACCATCGGCTGGCACACGTTCCGCCACACGTATCGTTCGTGGCTGGACGAGACCGGAGCTCCGATGAAGGTGCAGCAGGAGCTGATGCGACACGCTTCCATCCAGACGACGATGAACGTCTATGGACAGGCCATGTCGTCATCGAAGCGGGAAGCGAATGGGAAGGTGGTAGAGATGGTGCTCAAGCCGTTGAAAGCGAGCGCCTAA